In Gemmatimonadota bacterium, the genomic stretch CTTGGCACGATCCAGGCGATCCACCAGTTGATTATACGCCAATTGTATATTTGCATCTTCCCGCAGCCAGACCCCCATCCACAGGCCCCACTGAGAACTTGCGAAACTTTCAAAGCCTCTGACCCCCTTCACTGTGCGGATGTGCTCCTCAACGGGCCTTCGAATTTGCCGGTCAATCTCCTGGGGCGCCAGGCCCGGAAAGTCCACCCCGACCCAGAGCCATCGGTTCTCCCAGCCACTGGGGAAGGCCTGCGACTGAAGTCGAACATAAGACACCAGACCCACCACCAGCAGCGCCACAAGCGTCACCGTGACCATCACCGGACGCGTGACCGAGATGCGTGGCAGAAAAGAGGAATGGGTTTTCAAGACATTTCTCCTTAGTCCAAGGCTCGGTTTTCTGACCTATCTATTCATCCGACAAAGTAATACATCCAAAAGTTTCGCAATCATGCCATTTACATCAACTTCCGGGATGCCTCCTGCTCCAATAAGGAGAAAAAAGAAAAACCCATTATTAAATGGGTTGTGTTAAATACCTCTGATATGGATAGGACAGACCGATGGGTCTGTCCTTTTTGATGGGCGCAAGCGCCCCTTTACGCCTCCCAAATCAGTGCCAGCGCGCCCGTATAGCTATGCACAAAATTGCGTCCACCCACAGGTGCCAGTTCTGAATTGCCAAAAAAGCCAGCCATTGGAAAAGCGCCCAGGTGTTTTCGAATCACCAGAACATCGTGATCGGGCTGTCCGTAAAGCCCAAATCCGCGTCCCATACAGTTAAAATACAAACCACATGTATTGGACGGGCGCCCGACAGACTGACGCAACTCCTGCATCACCTTCACCATATCTTCGTGCCCCGCGTGGGGCGTGCGCCGATTAAATTGAATGGTCTGCCCCACAGACACCTGTTCATTAACCGCAATCGCGCCCGAATGCTCGTCGATATGCGTCAGACCGCGAATCAAAAAATCGCCTCGTCCCCGTTCAATTGCGTATTCATCCATCGCCAGACCCACAAAAACATTGTTGCGCAAATCGGCCCTTTCCTCTGCCGAAAGCGTATTGAGCGCCTCCTTCAGCGCATCAATAGCTGGAACAAATGCAATCTGCTGAATCACATTGCCCTCGGCTCTGGTAATCGCATAAGCCTGCCCAAACGGCTGGCAACCTTGTGCCACCCCCGTAGCCACCTTTACCCCGGTCAGCAAAGCCCCCACCACCCCGTGTTCACCAATCCACCGACCACACCATTGCAATGTCCGCGGCGACGTTGAACCCCACGGCCACGGATTGCCCGATGCGACACCTCCCACAACGGGCACATTGCCTGCTATCTCGGCAATCTGTTCCAGACAAGCCGCCGGATTGGAGTAAATCCCACACATAAGCACCAGTAACGCATCCTCTGTTCCCTGGGCTATCATCTGCTCGCCAATACGAACCCCTGCATCGTCACCCTCAACCACAAGAGATGTCACCTCAAGATGATCTCCCCCCAACACCAGCACAGCCACTCCTGGCTCGCGATCATTCTCTCGGGCATCCGTCAAAACACCCATGCCACTGCATCCAAATACAGCCTCTGTCTCCACCCGATCAATAACCACATCGACCATGGCAGCGGCATCGCCCATGTGGTGATAGGTCAAAAAAAGAAACGCAGCATCAACCGCGACATCGCCCAGCCCCTTCATCGCTTCGGACAAAGCGGCCTCAACAGCGTACATGCCATCGGCATCATTTGAATGTCCCGCCCCGGATCGCAGCATATCTTCTCCACGACAAAAACAAATTTAAAAAAATAGTGTCAGGCAATATAGAAGCAAAAAACCGCAGATCAAACAATTTCCGAACCGATCTTTTTGGGCAGATGTACTGGACTTGCTTCCCATGCTATATTACTATAACAATACTTGCCACACACATGTAAATACCGTATATTAAATTGCTCTAAAATTATATCCCCAAATCCCTATAAAACTCCCCAAAGAGCCTACCCAATGAATCTGAATCACAGCCTCCACAACGACACAGTAAAACACGTTGATCTCTCTTTTTACGTCGAAGTACAAAAAGACAATTCCGTTGATCAGGTCATCACCAAAATGCAGAATAGTCAGCGCAAATGCGCGCTGGTCATGGACCAGGGCAAACTAATCGGCATCTTTACAGCACACGATATTGCCCGCCGCGTGATCGACCAATCCGAAGTAATCAACGAGCCTATAGAAACGATCATGACCCCCGATCCACTCACCCTGCAATCGGATACCACATTAATCGAAGCCATCCGATTTATGAGCGACAAGCCCCACCGCTACATGCCCGTTGTAGATACAGAAGGGCGCGTATTGGGCACACTGACACACTATGCCATCATCAAATACATGAGCGATCACTTTCCAGAAGAAATCTACAACCTACCGCCAACCCCCGACCACTTTGCCAGCGCTCGGGCTGGTGCCTAAAATACTTCAGGAGGATTTATGGCCGAAATAGACATCGAAGAAACGGCCGAATCGGCGCTTTTCGAACTGTCCGAAATCGAATCAATTGCCATCCGCTTTGCAGGTGATTCCGGCGATGGCAGTCAGCTCATCGGCAAAGAATTTGCCAACACCTCGGCAATCGTCGGCAATGACATCAGTACCCTGCCGGACTTTCCCGCTGAAATCCGCGCACCTGCCGGCACATTGCCCGGCGTTAGCGGGTTTCAAATTCACATATCCAGCGAAGACATATACACCCCCGGCGATGAACCCCAGGTCCTCGTTGCCATGAACCCGGCAGCACTCAAAGCCAATGTCAACGACCTTCCAGACGGCGGCATCATCATTGCCAACACAGACAACTTCACGCGCAACAACCTGCGCAAAGCCGGATACGATGGCGACCCCCTCGAAGGCAATGACCTCTCCAATTACCGCGTGGTTAAAGTACCCCTCACCACGTTGCACAAAGAAGCCGTCGCACACGTTGAGGGCCTGAGCAATCGCCAGATTGACATGATGAAAAACTTCTTCGCACTGGGCCTGTCCTACTGGATATTTGACCGCCCGATCGAGCCGACCATTCGCATGCTCGAAAAGAAATTTCAGGGCAAAGACGAAATCATTGACGGCAATGTGAGCACCCTGAAAGCCGGCTACAACTTTGGTGAAACAGTCGAAGAATTTCAGGTTCAGTACCAGGTCAAAAAAGCCGTCGTCGCACCGGGCACTTATCGCGCCGTCACGGGTACACAAGCCACGGCAATAGGCATGGTCACCGCGGCACACAAAGCGGGCAAAACCCTCTTTTACGGCAGCTATCCCATCACGCCGGCCAGCGCGGTGCTCGAAGAATTGGCCGCATTGAAAAATTTTGACGTGCGAACCTTTCAGGCAGAAGATGAAATTTCCGCATTGGGCTCAGTCATTGGCGCTGCTTTTGGAGGCGCGTTTGCCGCCACGGGCACCAGTGGCCCTG encodes the following:
- a CDS encoding CBS domain-containing protein gives rise to the protein MNLNHSLHNDTVKHVDLSFYVEVQKDNSVDQVITKMQNSQRKCALVMDQGKLIGIFTAHDIARRVIDQSEVINEPIETIMTPDPLTLQSDTTLIEAIRFMSDKPHRYMPVVDTEGRVLGTLTHYAIIKYMSDHFPEEIYNLPPTPDHFASARAGA
- a CDS encoding 2-oxoacid:acceptor oxidoreductase subunit alpha, whose protein sequence is MAEIDIEETAESALFELSEIESIAIRFAGDSGDGSQLIGKEFANTSAIVGNDISTLPDFPAEIRAPAGTLPGVSGFQIHISSEDIYTPGDEPQVLVAMNPAALKANVNDLPDGGIIIANTDNFTRNNLRKAGYDGDPLEGNDLSNYRVVKVPLTTLHKEAVAHVEGLSNRQIDMMKNFFALGLSYWIFDRPIEPTIRMLEKKFQGKDEIIDGNVSTLKAGYNFGETVEEFQVQYQVKKAVVAPGTYRAVTGTQATAIGMVTAAHKAGKTLFYGSYPITPASAVLEELAALKNFDVRTFQAEDEISALGSVIGAAFGGAFAATGTSGPGIALKSEAMNLALMMELPLVICDFQRGGPSTGMPTKTEQSDLLQCMFGRNGDSPIPIVSPATPSDCFDMIIEAFRIAVETMSPVIFLSDGYLNTSAEPWKIPDPDDIPTIQTEHRTDPGGFLPYLRDPKTLSRPWVLPGTPGLEHRLGGLGKEDGTGNVSYDPDDNQHMANIRAERLARIADRIPLQHVMGPKSGDLLVLGWGCTYGAIRSGVRRMRQQGYSVAAAHLRYLNPFPKNLGAILSSYKTILVPELNMGQLSLLLQARYPTQVIVPFNKVQGLPFKITEISGKIAEILGAPKSASL